The following are encoded together in the Oreochromis aureus strain Israel breed Guangdong linkage group 18, ZZ_aureus, whole genome shotgun sequence genome:
- the LOC116335238 gene encoding patched domain-containing protein 3: protein MARCRMDCIEKPLQSFFKKMGESVGSNPWWFLITPLIVSAALGSGFYFTQDRLSNNIEEQFTPFNGPAKTERKYFSEMFPEDDSMFSSLRQTTDGNYATLIVTSESNILTVDMLKEILSLDSKIRNMLVEFDKQSFKYEGICAKVMEKCNSNIILDIIDYTAKNIDTVTLTFPWYHTGNTTLPLYTSLGGVTTQRDTSVVKSAKAIQLYYYLKEDNKTKNDLWLESFISLISNSSSPSLQVSYSTSMSMQWEFEKSPGSVISLFAITYSIAITFSIMTCWRLDNVRTKVWVGYCGVLSTSLAVLSGFGLLLLVGQPFVMTAASCPFMILGIGIDDMFIMISCWQKTRVLDSVPERLGETYKDAAISITITTLTDVLALFLGCITPFGSVRSFCLYAGICLCFCYFYSLTFLGACMALNGQREAENKHWITCIKVPSDASGKSKAFWLCCTGGRYNQDTEKEETEPISYFFENFYGPFLTHKVTKVFVFFLYAGYLAASIYGCIILKEGLDTKNLALDDSYIINYYNHQEEHFNEYSFSAMVAIKQQFPYWDKDKRKELDSCILSFESLKFVNNTIAWFISYENYAKRNNQPISSQKDFLNNLSAFLQIDPFLAQDIQWTPDGKIKASRFFLQTKNNTPMADMMVELRKTAEKCLVELLVYHPAFIYFDQYTIILDNTIQTMLTAVIVMLAISLVLIPDPLCSLCVAFAIVSVITGVTGFMSLWGINLDSISMINLVMCIGFSVDFSAHICYSFVSSPKTNVNEKAVDALALLGYPVLQGALSTILGVVVLSVSGSYIFRTFFKIVFLVIVFGLFHGLTFIPVFLTLFGACSKSR from the exons ATGGCCAGATGCCGCATGGATTGCATAGAAAAGCCCCTTCAGAGCTTCTTTAAGAAGATGGGTGAATCTGTTGGATCCAATCCCTGGTGGTTCCTCATCACCCCCCTTATTGTCTCTGCAGCTCTGGGAAGCGGGTTTTATTTTACTCAGGACAGACTCTCCAACAATATTGAAGAGCaatttacaccttttaatggaCCGGCCAAGACAGAGAGGAAGTACTTCAGTGAAATGTTTCCAGAAGATGATTCCATGTTTTCAAGTTTGCGGCAGACCACAGATGGAAACTATGCCACTCTCATAGTTACAAGCGAGAGTAATATTCTGACTGTTGACATGCTTAAAGAAATCCTCAGTTTGGACTCTAAAATCAGGAACATGTTGGTGGAATTTGACAAGCAATCATTTAAATATGAGGGCATCTGTGCTAAGGTGATGGAAAAATGCAATTCAAACATCATTCTAGATATCATTGACTACACTGCCAAAAATATAGACACTGTCACACTGACATTCCCGTGGTATCACACTGGTAACACAACACTGCCGTTGTATACAAGTCTGGGGGGTGTGACAACTCAACGAGACACTTCAGTTGTTAAAAGCGCTAAAGCTATACAACTCTATTACTATTTAAAAGaggacaacaaaacaaaaaatgaccTTTGGTTGGAAAGCTTCATTAGTTTGATCTCAAATAGCTCCTCACCTTCCCTCCAG GTATCATACTCCACCTCAATGTCAATGCAGTGGGAATTTGAGAAATCTCCAGGCTCTGTCATCTCTCTATTTGCCATCACCTACTCTATTGCCATCACATTTTCCATCATGACTTGCTGGAG gttGGATAATGTGAGGACGAAGGTGTGGGTGGGGTACTGTGGCGTTCTCTCTACAAGTCTAGCGGTCCTGAGTGGTTTTGGTTTGCTCTTGTTGGTGGGCCAGCCTTTTGTAATGACAGCTGCCTCCTGTCCCTTCATGATTCTAG GTATTGGGATCGATGATATGTTCATCATGATCTCCTGCTGGCAAAAGACTCGTGTTCTGGACAGCGTTCCAGAGCGGCTGGGTGAGACCTACAAAGATGCTGCCATCTCCATTACCATTACCACCCTCACCGATGTGCTGGCTCTCTTCCTGGGCTGCATCACACCCTTTGGCTCAGTCCGGTCCTTCTGCCTCTATGCTGgaatttgtctttgcttctgttACTTCTACAGCCTGACCTTCCTGGGTGCATGCATGGCTTTAAATGGGCAGAGGGAAGCAGAGAACAAGCACTGGATCACCTGCATCAAAGTCCCAAGTGATGCATCAGGGAAATCAAAAGCCTTCTGGTTGTGCTGTACTGGGGGTCGGTACAACCAAGATactgaaaaagaggaaacagagcCCATAAGTTATTTTTTTGAGAACTTCTACGGTCCATTTCTGACCCACAAAGTGACaaaagtctttgtgtttttcctttatgCAGGTTATTTAGCTGCTAGTATCTATGGCTGCATAATCTTAAAGGAAGGACTTGATACTAAGAACCTGGCTTTGGATGATTCTTACATTATCAATTACTACAACCATCAGGAGGAGCACTTCAATGAATATAGCTTCAGCGCAATGGTGGCAATCAAGCAGCAATTCCCCTACTGGGACAAAGACAAACGGAAGGAATTAGATTCTTGCATTTTAAGTTTTGAATCGCTGAAATTTGTCAATAACACAATCGCTTGGTTCATTTCCTATGAAAACTATGCAAAACGCAATAATCAGCCAATAAGCTCCCAGAAGGATTTTCTAAACAACCTAAGCGCGTTCTTACAAATTGACCCATTCTTAGCACAAGACATCCAATGGACTCCAGACGGTAAGATTAAGGCATCTCGCTTTTTCcttcagacaaaaaacaacacaccgATGGCAGATATGATGGTGGAGCTCAGGAAAACTGCAGAGAAATGTCTAGTGGAGCTCCTGGTGTACCACCCTGCTTTCATCTACTTTGACCAGTACACCATCATTTTAGATAACACCATCCAAACCATGCTCACCGCTGTGATCGTAATGCTTGCAATCTCTCTTGTACTCATACCCGATCCTCTCTGCTCACTTTGTGTAGCTTTTGCCATTGTTTCAGTCATCACTGGCGTGACGGGATTCATGTCCCTCTGGGGCATCAATCTGGACTCCATCTCCATGATCAATCTGGTCATGTGCATCGGTTTCTCGGTAGATTTCTCGGCGCACATTTGCTACTCTTTTGTCTCGAGTCCCAAAACTAATGTCAATGAGAAAGCTGTAGACGCTTTGGCGCTTTTGGGTTACCCAGTGCTGCAGGGAGCACTGTCCACTATTTTAGGTGTGGTGGTGTTGAGTGTGTCTGGGAGTTACATATTCCGGACATTTTTCAAAATCGTGTTTCTTGTCATTGTGTTTGGACTGTTCCACGGCTTGACGTTTATTCCAGTGTTTCTCACGTTGTTTGGGGCTTGTAGCAAGTCACGTTAA